Proteins found in one Legionella pneumophila subsp. pascullei genomic segment:
- a CDS encoding translocation/assembly module TamB domain-containing protein: MMILKFIRKGFYYCLITAICLISFIIFLISTTPGLYAVIKLTHFYLPGTLKIHHLKGRLLDQFSIGEMEYQDQNTKITISNLTVNWHLSSLLHKKLPVDNMSAEMIEINQKTPILTLKKIKLSGYLNQQLLTLDTLQVNYSNQSITGQLEISSSFPHAFSGKIRLNPHSTDSNMLSGSLDIGGNWNQMQWGGEFEGPGKITIHGSLQELKQIKQVIKWRDLHWQDNKEHDLRSPQGRIEVLGTIPNLTIDLKSKLSIDQLKNWQMNAFIKGKLPWQWNIDATFSQPLDFSSKLDGLYTKLSLKMETQNSNHADFLITIAPGRYQMTENDLMPLIQFTGGSINGSLSQKQFSGQGVLFLDSYKKVNLNFKFPEFNVYQNIAQQTIDAELSILFNSLDFLQNVSPYLMNPKGQLLASIHAKGTLNKPIIESKFTLNKGSVNIPALGLNITDMGLSVFSKKDEWEATGSIHSSEKKLILKGQGSFNKELGGTVSIEGSNFPIADTKEFQVNISPQLKVHFTPSLCQITGTIQIPNAHIKPQTFTNSLVATDDIVFTSKNTQPITPLFNTDMSVRVEMGEEVELTFKGLHAYLAGIVTINQLSQGPITANGELTVKKGEYKAYGQDLSIEQGQLIFTGGRIDNPEINLRASKNISNSFGSVSGSSELFNFNNYNNLNVGNNFNVGVEVAGRLQSPKIQLFSNPPTLSQADILSFLVIGRPANQADKAKGQLLLTAISSMNLGTGTNGTQLLEQLKQKIGFDFNVQTTTNFNQQTNKISESTGVVVGKSLSDRIYLSYNVGLSQTDPNVLTLKYILNKFLSIQVSSSDSGNGVDIFYTKSTPSPEKAKPGK; this comes from the coding sequence ATGATGATATTAAAATTTATAAGAAAAGGATTTTACTACTGCTTAATAACAGCAATTTGCCTGATTAGTTTCATTATCTTTTTAATTTCAACTACACCGGGGTTATATGCAGTAATTAAATTAACCCATTTTTATCTTCCCGGCACTCTTAAAATTCATCATCTTAAAGGACGATTACTTGACCAATTTTCTATTGGCGAAATGGAATATCAAGATCAAAACACTAAAATAACAATTTCAAATCTCACTGTTAACTGGCATTTAAGCTCATTACTTCACAAAAAATTGCCTGTTGATAACATGAGCGCTGAAATGATTGAAATAAATCAAAAGACACCCATACTGACACTGAAAAAAATAAAATTAAGTGGTTATTTAAACCAACAATTACTTACACTCGATACACTTCAAGTTAATTATTCGAATCAATCAATCACTGGCCAATTAGAAATTAGTAGCTCATTTCCTCATGCATTTTCAGGAAAAATTCGTTTAAATCCCCATTCTACAGACAGCAATATGTTATCAGGAAGTTTAGATATTGGCGGCAATTGGAATCAAATGCAATGGGGAGGTGAATTTGAAGGTCCTGGAAAAATAACAATCCACGGCAGTCTTCAAGAATTGAAACAAATAAAACAAGTCATAAAATGGCGAGACTTACACTGGCAAGATAACAAAGAGCATGATTTAAGAAGCCCACAAGGAAGGATTGAGGTATTGGGAACAATTCCAAATTTAACTATTGACTTAAAATCCAAACTTAGCATAGATCAATTAAAAAATTGGCAAATGAACGCTTTCATTAAGGGCAAGCTGCCTTGGCAATGGAATATCGATGCTACATTCTCTCAACCATTAGATTTCTCATCAAAACTTGATGGTTTATATACAAAGTTATCCTTGAAAATGGAAACTCAAAATAGCAATCATGCCGACTTTCTGATCACGATTGCTCCGGGTCGTTATCAAATGACAGAAAACGATTTGATGCCATTAATACAGTTTACTGGTGGCAGTATTAACGGCTCTCTTTCCCAAAAACAATTTAGTGGGCAAGGAGTTCTCTTTCTCGACTCATATAAAAAAGTGAATTTAAATTTTAAATTCCCGGAGTTTAATGTCTACCAAAATATAGCACAGCAAACAATTGATGCTGAACTATCCATTCTTTTTAACTCTCTGGATTTTTTGCAAAATGTTAGTCCTTATTTAATGAATCCCAAAGGACAACTTCTCGCCTCCATTCATGCAAAAGGAACTTTAAACAAACCAATAATTGAAAGTAAATTCACTTTAAACAAAGGCTCAGTCAACATCCCTGCTTTAGGTCTCAATATCACTGATATGGGGTTAAGTGTTTTTAGCAAAAAAGATGAATGGGAAGCAACGGGCTCTATTCATTCATCTGAAAAAAAACTAATATTAAAAGGACAAGGTAGTTTCAATAAAGAGCTTGGTGGAACTGTTTCAATAGAAGGTTCGAATTTTCCGATTGCTGACACTAAGGAATTTCAGGTTAATATATCCCCACAGTTAAAAGTGCACTTTACTCCATCACTATGTCAAATCACTGGAACTATCCAAATTCCTAATGCTCATATAAAACCACAAACATTTACCAATAGTCTTGTGGCTACTGATGATATTGTATTTACAAGCAAGAATACCCAACCGATTACCCCACTCTTTAATACCGACATGTCGGTACGAGTTGAGATGGGAGAAGAAGTTGAGCTGACATTTAAGGGATTGCATGCTTATTTGGCGGGTATAGTTACAATCAATCAATTATCGCAAGGACCCATAACGGCAAATGGTGAGTTAACTGTCAAAAAAGGAGAATATAAAGCCTATGGCCAGGATTTATCTATTGAACAAGGACAATTAATTTTTACAGGCGGTAGAATTGATAACCCAGAAATTAATTTAAGAGCATCGAAGAATATATCCAATTCATTTGGTAGTGTATCAGGATCCTCTGAGCTGTTTAATTTTAATAATTATAATAACCTCAATGTTGGCAACAATTTTAATGTTGGGGTCGAAGTAGCTGGACGATTACAATCGCCTAAAATTCAATTATTCTCTAACCCTCCAACACTTTCTCAAGCAGATATCCTATCTTTTCTTGTAATAGGCCGCCCAGCCAATCAAGCAGATAAGGCAAAAGGCCAATTACTTTTAACAGCTATTTCCTCAATGAATTTAGGTACAGGAACTAATGGAACCCAACTGCTGGAGCAATTAAAACAAAAAATAGGATTCGATTTTAACGTACAAACAACAACCAATTTTAATCAGCAAACCAATAAAATTAGTGAATCAACGGGAGTTGTGGTTGGAAAATCTCTTTCGGATCGAATCTATTTAAGTTATAACGTCGGTTTATCTCAAACAGATCCTAACGTATTAACCTTAAAATATATATTAAATAAATTTTTGAGTATCCAGGTCAGCAGTAGTGATTCGGGTAATGGCGTTGATATTTTTTATACTAAAAGCACGCCATCACCAGAAAAAGCAAAACCTGGCAAATAG
- the hemB gene encoding porphobilinogen synthase: MSEYNLPLRLSRLRKNAMSRSLVRETRLHTQQLIAPLFISEYLTEAKEISAMPGQFQLGLNCIPEEIEALSKLGIPAVLLFGIPKKKDACGSESMNNNGIIQQAIKKIKSVNSDMLVITDLCFCEYTDHGHCGVLDGSQINIASTLELLGKQAVSHAEAGADWVAPSGMTDGMVLAIRQALDTASFHEIPILSYSAKYCSCLYGPFREAAQGAPQFGDRKAYQMDPANSEEAVRETRLDLEEGADMIMVKPAGFYLDIIYKLKQHFTEVPLCAYQVSGEYSMIKNAAKNNLIHEEQAMIESLIAIKRAGADFIISYFAKDMAKLLNSQNCI; this comes from the coding sequence ATGAGTGAATATAATTTGCCTTTAAGATTATCTCGTTTAAGAAAAAACGCCATGTCAAGGTCATTAGTAAGAGAGACGAGGCTGCATACACAACAACTGATCGCTCCATTGTTTATTAGCGAATATTTAACTGAAGCAAAAGAAATCAGCGCTATGCCAGGCCAATTTCAACTAGGTCTCAATTGTATACCTGAGGAAATTGAAGCTTTATCAAAATTAGGCATCCCTGCAGTCCTCTTATTCGGCATCCCTAAGAAAAAAGACGCTTGTGGCAGTGAATCAATGAATAATAATGGAATCATTCAACAAGCAATCAAAAAAATTAAATCAGTGAATAGTGACATGTTAGTGATCACTGATCTTTGCTTTTGCGAATACACCGATCATGGTCATTGCGGGGTTCTGGATGGCAGTCAAATTAATATCGCTTCTACCTTAGAGTTATTAGGAAAACAAGCAGTAAGTCACGCTGAAGCTGGTGCTGATTGGGTTGCCCCCAGTGGTATGACAGACGGAATGGTTTTAGCTATACGCCAAGCACTTGATACTGCCTCATTTCATGAAATTCCTATTTTAAGTTACAGTGCCAAATATTGCTCGTGCCTTTATGGGCCTTTTAGAGAGGCAGCGCAAGGTGCACCACAGTTTGGTGATAGGAAAGCGTATCAAATGGATCCGGCAAATAGTGAGGAAGCTGTAAGGGAAACCCGATTAGATCTGGAAGAAGGCGCAGATATGATTATGGTTAAACCAGCCGGTTTTTATCTTGATATTATTTATAAGCTCAAACAACATTTTACTGAAGTACCGCTTTGTGCCTATCAAGTCAGCGGTGAATATTCAATGATAAAAAATGCAGCAAAAAATAATCTAATCCATGAAGAACAGGCAATGATTGAAAGCCTCATTGCCATCAAACGTGCTGGTGCTGATTTTATTATATCTTATTTTGCTAAAGATATGGCTAAGTTATTAAACTCACAAAATTGTATTTAA
- a CDS encoding autotransporter assembly complex protein TamA, which translates to MNRFTYFIILSILCFPLFAQDKKTALFEIYGIKGKVLANVETRLDELGQIKPLSQFTPTELQNQINKAIQPFGYFKAEISINSINNKIIIQVQPGSQIRIASIKAELTGEGAQNPSLQKTLKELPLHIGDPLFSEQYEKAKQNITNAAENMGYLHGVFKKAEILIDEHKKSAQITLIFDTGPQYYFGQVQFDPTYISPRLLHRFVPFHPGQPYTTDQVLKLNDYLSNSGYFNSALVKPQITDAQTVPVIVHLQPVPKYSYSFGLGYGTDTGVRGKAALHVIPVNQQGHKFNAVAQGSFRQNALQAQYVIPGENPVTDQYALTGNFSNLNYNAGYSNATLLSLSQLHNVNQFQRALSLNALYESFHYSQQPNTDQFLLYPKANITLSKTKNLLFSPSGYNITFNALGANKAVLSHLNFGQLSLDAKAALTLDSLHLRLYGHTIQGITAINDINELPLSLALLLGGTDNLKAYSFNSIGPGKIITYGGFEIQKEFKKNWYLVGFYDAGDVYNPSVKNIQYDIGGGLMWVSPIGPIKVGLAQAVNNQLERIGHNPRLVISMGPDL; encoded by the coding sequence ATGAACAGGTTTACATATTTTATCATACTAAGCATTTTGTGTTTTCCATTGTTTGCTCAGGACAAAAAAACAGCACTCTTTGAGATTTATGGTATAAAAGGAAAAGTCCTTGCTAATGTAGAAACTCGTTTAGATGAATTGGGGCAGATTAAACCATTAAGCCAGTTTACCCCAACGGAACTTCAAAACCAAATTAATAAAGCAATTCAACCGTTTGGATATTTCAAAGCGGAAATCAGTATTAATAGCATCAATAATAAAATTATCATACAAGTTCAACCTGGGTCTCAAATTCGTATTGCCTCCATTAAAGCCGAGCTAACAGGAGAGGGAGCACAAAATCCATCATTACAAAAAACTCTAAAAGAGTTACCGCTGCATATTGGAGATCCCCTGTTTTCAGAACAATACGAAAAAGCAAAACAAAATATCACCAATGCCGCAGAAAATATGGGGTATTTACACGGCGTATTTAAAAAAGCTGAAATATTGATAGATGAACACAAAAAATCGGCTCAAATCACCTTAATTTTTGACACTGGGCCTCAATACTATTTTGGCCAGGTACAATTTGACCCAACCTATATTTCTCCCCGACTATTACACCGTTTCGTACCATTTCATCCTGGCCAACCTTATACCACAGATCAAGTGTTGAAATTGAATGATTATTTATCGAACAGTGGCTATTTTAATTCTGCGCTGGTAAAGCCCCAAATTACTGACGCGCAAACAGTACCTGTCATTGTTCATTTGCAACCCGTACCTAAATATTCCTATTCCTTTGGTCTTGGCTATGGAACAGATACAGGAGTCCGTGGAAAAGCAGCTCTTCATGTGATTCCAGTCAATCAACAAGGACATAAGTTTAATGCTGTAGCTCAAGGCTCTTTCAGGCAAAATGCTTTACAAGCCCAATATGTAATCCCTGGGGAAAACCCTGTTACCGATCAATATGCCTTGACCGGTAATTTTTCAAATTTAAACTATAATGCAGGTTACAGTAATGCTACTCTCTTATCCCTGAGCCAATTACATAATGTGAATCAATTTCAAAGAGCACTTTCACTTAATGCTCTGTATGAAAGTTTTCATTATTCACAACAACCCAATACAGATCAATTCTTGCTCTATCCCAAAGCTAATATCACTTTAAGTAAAACTAAAAATCTCTTGTTTTCGCCATCTGGGTATAATATTACTTTTAATGCGCTGGGGGCGAATAAGGCCGTCCTCTCCCATCTGAATTTTGGACAACTTTCTCTGGATGCCAAGGCAGCACTCACATTGGATTCACTGCATTTGCGTCTGTACGGACATACCATTCAAGGTATCACAGCAATCAATGATATCAATGAATTGCCACTTTCCCTGGCATTACTCTTGGGAGGAACTGACAATCTTAAAGCCTATAGTTTTAACTCTATCGGACCAGGAAAAATTATCACTTATGGTGGCTTTGAAATTCAAAAAGAATTCAAAAAAAACTGGTATCTTGTTGGATTTTACGATGCAGGAGACGTTTACAATCCATCTGTCAAAAACATTCAATACGATATTGGAGGCGGACTAATGTGGGTTTCCCCTATTGGACCAATTAAAGTTGGATTAGCCCAGGCAGTTAATAATCAGCTGGAGAGAATAGGACACAATCCAAGATTAGTTATCAGTATGGGGCCAGACTTATGA
- a CDS encoding OmpP1/FadL family transporter gives MKIRHKPLRTLVSTAVLGVLATGALHAGGFSLYTEGAGYTTGNFAAGVAAEAADASTGWYNPAGLVLIRDQQAVFAGVGVFPTAKLSGVSTYSTINPRPAPSFVYSEVFNNINGAEDAFVPSFHYALPLGENATFGLSVVSPFGLATDWGPDSPVRYQATFTELITTNISPEIGGRLTEHVALGAGLDLQYARVKYNRVLGAPNIFNALDLNPMSADSLTYNKGHSFGVGFHVGVLGMFNDNHTRLGVNYQSEMRHEFYGYSRLTGPLASPGNILVPFLFPAPGVFQSDDLFSNAIDLPDVVTISAYHDVNDKFALLGSLVYTAWSSYKTVQLTNVAAPRIATPPAPGAGGVSQVKAISISPQNYTDTLRVAIGANYHVNDKLMLRVGGGYDPTPTNDIDRDVRLPDTDRWALSAGAHYQATNNIGVDIGYTHLFTSSDPVINRTDAFTATTSYNVTATGTAGANLVGVQATWVIDKEPPAPTK, from the coding sequence GTGAAAATTAGGCACAAACCCCTAAGAACTTTAGTGAGTACTGCTGTCCTCGGAGTTCTGGCTACTGGTGCGTTACATGCAGGCGGATTCTCTTTGTATACTGAGGGTGCTGGGTATACAACAGGTAACTTTGCTGCTGGTGTAGCTGCAGAGGCAGCGGATGCTTCTACAGGTTGGTACAATCCAGCTGGTTTAGTACTCATTCGTGATCAGCAAGCCGTATTTGCCGGTGTCGGCGTATTCCCAACTGCCAAGCTAAGCGGGGTTAGTACTTATTCAACGATTAATCCACGTCCTGCCCCTTCTTTTGTTTATTCTGAAGTGTTCAATAATATCAATGGGGCTGAGGATGCTTTTGTGCCCTCGTTTCATTATGCCTTGCCACTGGGTGAAAATGCTACGTTTGGGTTAAGTGTTGTATCACCATTTGGATTGGCAACGGATTGGGGGCCAGATTCTCCAGTGCGCTATCAAGCCACTTTTACTGAGTTAATTACCACCAATATCTCACCTGAAATTGGGGGTAGATTAACAGAGCACGTTGCTTTAGGTGCTGGTTTGGATCTGCAATATGCCCGAGTTAAATATAATCGTGTACTTGGCGCACCTAATATATTTAATGCTTTAGATCTTAATCCTATGTCAGCTGACTCACTGACCTACAATAAAGGACATTCATTTGGGGTAGGTTTTCATGTGGGGGTTCTGGGTATGTTTAATGATAATCATACTCGTCTAGGTGTAAACTATCAGTCGGAGATGAGGCATGAATTCTATGGCTATAGCCGGCTAACAGGGCCATTGGCAAGTCCTGGTAATATATTAGTGCCATTTTTGTTCCCGGCACCGGGCGTATTTCAAAGTGATGATTTATTTAGTAATGCAATTGATTTACCGGATGTAGTGACTATTAGTGCTTATCACGATGTTAATGACAAATTTGCCTTGTTAGGCTCTTTAGTTTACACGGCATGGAGCAGCTATAAAACGGTACAACTTACTAACGTAGCTGCCCCAAGAATTGCAACTCCACCTGCGCCTGGAGCTGGAGGTGTCTCGCAAGTCAAGGCGATAAGCATATCACCACAGAATTATACCGATACTTTGCGGGTGGCAATTGGTGCTAACTATCATGTCAATGACAAATTAATGCTCCGTGTGGGTGGCGGGTATGATCCAACGCCTACGAATGATATTGATAGAGACGTTCGTTTACCGGATACAGATCGTTGGGCTTTATCTGCAGGTGCTCATTATCAGGCAACCAATAATATTGGTGTTGATATCGGATATACTCATTTATTCACTTCAAGTGATCCAGTTATCAACAGAACGGATGCGTTTACTGCAACAACCAGCTATAACGTTACAGCTACTGGAACTGCAGGTGCCAATTTAGTAGGCGTGCAAGCAACTTGGGTAATTGATAAAGAGCCCCCAGCACCGACTAAATAA